Below is a window of Lacrimispora xylanolytica DNA.
TGAGCATGGGCATTGATACCTGGGCTGTGGATTTTGTTCTCCTTGACCGGGAAGGAAAGCTTCTCTCCGAAGCTGTTGGATACCGGGATGACCGCACAAAGGGGATGGATGAGGAAGTATATAAGACTATACCTCTTTTAAGCCTTTATGAAAGAACCGGAATCCAGAAGCAGATTTTTAATACCATTTATCAGCTGATGGCAGTAAAGAAACAAACTCCTGAGCATTTAAAAGAGGCAGAAACATTTTTAATGATTCCGGATTATTTTCATTATCTCCTTACCGGAGTAAAAAAGCAGGAATACACAAATGCTACCACCACACAGCTGGTGAGTCCGGAGACAGGAACCTGGGATTATGATTTGATTCAGAGCCTGGGACTTCCAGAGGGGCTGTTTTTACCCCTTTCCATGCCAGGAACACTGGCAGGCGGGCTGGCTCCTCAAATAATAGAAGAAGTAGGCTTTGATTGTCAGGTAGTGCTTCCTGCCACTCATGATACGGCATCAGCCGTAATGGCTGTTCCTGTGGTCCCAGGCGGTTCCATGGAAGACCTTCTTTATATCAGCTCCGGTACCTGGTCCCTCATGGGCACAGAGCTTTTAAAAGCAGATTGTTCCGTCAAAAGCATGGAAGCAAATTTTACCAACGAGGGCGGCTATGACTACCGTTACCGGTATTTAAAAAATATCATGGGACTTTGGATGATCCAGTCCGTAAGAAAAGAGCTTTCCAGGCAAGGAGAGGAATATTCCTTTGCACAGCTTTGTGATATGGCTTCCAGGGAATCCATCTCTTCTCTCGTAGACTGTAATGACAGCGTATTTCTGGCACCGGAGAGCATGATACAGGCAGTAAGGGAGTATTGCAGAAATCACAATCAGCAGGAGCCAAAGACACCGGGGGAGATTTCAGCGGTTATCTATAACAGTCTGGCAGTCTGTTATGAAAAAACGATCAAGGAATTAGAGTCCATTACCGGGAAAACATATCCTGCCATTCATGTGGTAGGCGGCGGCTCCCAAGCGGAATATTTAAACCAGCTGACAGCAGATATGACTGGAAGAACCGTCTATGCAGGACCAGGAGAGGCAACTGCCATTGGAAACTTACTGGCTCAGATGCTTTCGTTCCATGAATTTGACGATTTAAAGCAGGCAAGAGAAGGCGTATACCGTTCTTTTGCAGTAAAGGAATACAGGCCCCAAAAAGGGAAAAAATAAAGGAGGAAATTTTATGATCCGAAAATCATTTAAAATGTATCTAAATGAAGGAATGGCAGAGGAATATGAAAAAAGACATAACATGCTATGGCCGGAGATGAAAGAGATGATACGCCAGTGCGGCGGCCATAATTATTCCATCTTCTTAGACGAAGAGACCAACGTACTCTACGGATACATTGAAATTGAGGACGAAGAGCGGTGGGCTGAATCAGCCGATACTGCCATCAACCGCAAATGGTGGGATTTCATGGCAGACATTATGAAGACCAATTCGGATAACAGTCCGGTTTCGGTTGGCTTAACACCAGTATTTCATCTGGATTAATAGGGAAAAGGAGAAGGAAAGCGATGACAATAAAAGAGAGATATGAGGCAGCAAAAGAAAGCTACAAAGGGATTGGTGTGGATACCGATGCCGCTATAAGTGCATTAAAGGCGATTCCCATTTCCATGCACTGCTGGCAGGGGGATGACGTAACTGGATTTGATGGGGCAGGCGCTCTTTCCGGAGGAATCCAGACCACGGGAAATTATCCGGGCCGTGCCAGAAACCCACAGGAATTAATGGCGGATATGGATCAGGCATTAAACTTGATTCCTGGAAAGCACCGCATTAACTTACATGCCAGCTATGCCATATTTGAAGAAGGAGAATGGGCTGACAGAGATAAGCTGGAACCAAAGCATTTTAAAAAATGGGTAGAGTTTGCAAAGGAACGGGGCATTGGCATTGATTTTAACCCCACATTATTCTCACATGCCAATGCAGAGCATGCCACCTTATCAAGCGAAGATCCTAAGATTCGCTCATTCTGGATCGACCATGTAAAAGCATGCATCCGAATTTCAGAGTATTTAGCCACAGAGCAGGGAACCCCTTGTACCATGAATATCTGGATTCCTGACGGATTTAAGGACATTCCTGCTGACCGTACCTCTCCAAGAGCAAGACTTAAGGATTCTCTGGACCAGATCCTTTCCATGGAGTATGATAAAACAAAGGTGCTTGTAGCCGTGGAATCAAAGGTATTTGGAATCGGTATGGAAAGCTGTACCGTAGGCTCCCATGAATTCTATATGAACTACGCCTCTAAAAATGACATCCTCTGCCTCCTTGACAGCGGACATTATCATCCGACCGAGGTGGTTTCAGATAAGATTTCATCCATGCTTTTATTCTTTGACAAGGTTGCCCTGCACGTAACACGACCGGTGCGCTGGGATAGTGACCACGTAGTTTTATTTGATGATGAGACAAAGGAAATTGCAAAAGAAATTATCCGCGGCGGCTCAGACCGTGTGCTTTTAGCCCTTGACTTTTTCGATGCCAGCATTAACCGCATCAGTGCCTGGGTGGTTGGAATGAGAAACATGCAGAAGGCCTTGTTAAATGCACTGCTTTTACCAAATGAAAAACTGGCTGAGCTTCAAAATACCAGAAGCTTTACGGAGCTTATGATGCTTCAGGAAGAATTAAAGCTTTATCCCATTGGAGATGTGTGGAACTATTTCTGTGAGCTAAATGGAGTCCCGGCTAAGGAAGACTGGTTTAAAACAGTGGCTGCTTATGAAAAAGACGTACTGTTAAACCGGAAATAAGGAGAAAAAGAACATGAAAATTTTAGATGCAGAATTTGTAAAAGGCTTTATCCGTTTGTGTGATGATGGATTTCAACAGAACTGGCATGAGAGAAACGGCGGCAACTTAAGCTACCGGATCAAGCCGGAAGAGGTGGATTCTATTAAAGAGGAGCTTACCTTTGATGCTCCATGGCAGCCCATTGGAACAACGGTAAAGGGGCTTTCCGGGGAGTGCTTTATGGTAACGGGAAGCGGAAAGTATTTCCGCAATGTAATTCTAGAGCCGGAAGTCAATACCTGCATCATAGAACTGGATGAAAGCGGAGAAAACTACAGAATCCTTTGGGGACTGACAAAAGGCGGACGCCCAACCAGTGAACTTCCTTCTCATTTGATGAACCATGAGGTAAAAAAGGAAGCCACAGGCGGAGCACACAGGGTCATTTACCATGCCCACCCAACCAACATCATTGCCCTTACCTTTGTTCTTCCCTTAGAGGATAAGATATTTACAAGAGAATTATGGGAAATGGCTACCGAATGCCCCGTGGTATTCCCAGCGGGTGTTGGTGTAGTAGGCTGGATGGTGCCGGGCGGACGTGAAATTGCAGTGGCTACCAGCGAGCTTATGAAAAAGTATGATGTGGCTATCTGGGCTCATCACGGTTTGTTTGCTTCCGGAGAAGACTTTGACTTAACCTTTGGCCTGATGCATACGGTGGAGAAATCTGCTGAAATTCTCGTAAAGGTTCTCTCCATAAGACCGGATAAGCTGCAGACCATCACAGCAGGTAATTTCCGTGATCTGGCTCGTGATTTTAAGGTAACGCTGCCAGAAGAATTTCTTTATGAGAAATAATAGTTAAACCAAAAATCTTATCCATACCAAAAGGAAAATGAAAACAGCGTTTTGTTCTGCTTAAAACCAGACCAACACGCTGTTCTTCATTTTTTTGGAGAATCTAAATCTAATCTATATCCCATTATGAGTCTTTAATATTCTCCATAAAGTGCTTCGGCTGATACCAAGCCTGTTTGCAGTCTTTTCTTTATTTTCGTGCTCCTCAGCCAATACAGTTAATATAATTTGATAGTTGATTTCATCTAGAGTCTGAGTTAGATCAAAGTCAGAGGAAGGAAGCGAGGGTATTTTTGGTGTTTCCTGATCAAGGAAATATTTCACATCGTTGTAGGTGATATAAGGCGTTTTCGTAACTACAGCAAGTTCCTTAAGCACGTGCTGCAGTTGATCTAAGTTGTGAGTCCAGGGAAAAGCAGTGAAAAGTTCCATGGCCTCTGCTTCTAAACCAATAATCTGTTTTCCGAGTGATACATTTAATTTATGAAGATATAATGCGGTAATGCTGGGGATATCGTCACTTCTCTCTCTTAGTGGAAGCAGATTTAAGGTTAAACAGGAGAGTCGCTTTTCTAAGTGACTTTTCATGGCTGTTGCTTCTGGGGATATCTCATTGGTAATCAAAAGAGAGAATATCATGCGATTTCGTTTTACCAGGTCAGTGTGATCCATATAGTGAAATAGTTTTTCAAGCTGAGAATGAGAGAGCATGCAGATATTTTTAATGTATATGGTAGAATGTACATCTGCAAGAGGAGAATTCTCATTATTCATAATATGGTTCCATTTACGCTCGCTGATAAATTTACAGTCTATGACATAAAAAGGTGATGTACTATATGGACCATTTTCGTACATAAGAGATGCCACCTTATCTTTGCCAGTGCCATCTTCTCCCGTAATTAAAACGGGCAGATAGCTTTTACTGTATTCCTCTATGATATGAGCAGTAATACCGATTTTATTGGAACCTCCAAAGAAGCTTGAAAAATTTGCAGAATCCGAATCTGGTTTATTATAAATGGTGATTCCAATGTCATCCTCCGTAAAAAGTGCAGGCTTTTGGTTTATAATGATAGCAGTATATTTTTGCTCATCAATATAGAGATGACGGCATGTGAACGTGTAAACTTTATCACGTATCTGTCTGGCAACACTTTGGTTTGGAACCTTTAAGAAGGCTTTTAAGTATGTTTGAACCACATTCATCAGCGATACATTCATTCCGTCAATAGAAAAGCTTGAAAACCATAGAGAACCTGCAGGATCATAAATCAGGAACTCCCGGTCCTCATCCGTGAGAAGGCTCTGAAAAAGATTCTTTTGCTTGTGCACATGATTGGAAGAATGGACTATTTTTTTCGCTTCATTGATGGCATCGTTAATGCTTTCCGTACCTGAAGTTATGAGAATGGAGTTCATATTTAATATTTTTGCATAATTTGCACCAGTCATATCACAAAGTACCAGAGATGCGCCGTTGCTTCTTGCCTGGCGAAGAGCAGCAAGTGCACCATCCTCGCTTGTAAAAGTAATTATGTTAATATCATATTGAAGCAGATCACAGAGCACCCTTGCCTGCTTGGTAATTCCGGAAAATCCAGCAATCACAAGCTTGCCAGAGTAACTTTCGGCCATTTTAATACTACGAAGAATGTCGTAGCCCGAAATCGAAATATCAACAACGGGAATTTCCACAGAGGATCGAATCAGCTCAGCCGTACCACCTCTTGAAATAATGACATCATAATTCTTATGAGCTAAGTTTTCAACAATTTTTCGCCCGGTATTTAAATCTCCAGTTTGAATTGTCAATTCTATATCTTCACGATTTTTGGAAATATTCTCAAATATTTCTGTCATTCCCTCGTATGGGGCAATGACAAGTATCTTAACCTTCTGCATAAGCTCTCCCAATGTGTAAAAACTGTTTTGTTCGTTGATTTTAATCTTATTATATGATCAAATGTCGCAAAAAGCAACGATTTAAAAATAATATGTATTAATATAAGACGTAAATTGGAAAGTATATCGCTTGAATCGCCACACTGTGATAGTGTAAGATAGGTATATGAAAAAAATGTTTTATATTGAGACGAGAAAATAACTAGGAGGAACTGAAATGAGCTACCAAATTAAAATTCCATCTTGCGTATATGGCGGACCAGGAAGTATTGAACATGTAAATGCCATAATAAAGAAAGAAGATTCAAAGAAAATTATTATATTTACAGATAAAGGGATACGTGAACATGGATTCTTAGATATTTTGAC
It encodes the following:
- the rhaD gene encoding rhamnulose-1-phosphate aldolase is translated as MKILDAEFVKGFIRLCDDGFQQNWHERNGGNLSYRIKPEEVDSIKEELTFDAPWQPIGTTVKGLSGECFMVTGSGKYFRNVILEPEVNTCIIELDESGENYRILWGLTKGGRPTSELPSHLMNHEVKKEATGGAHRVIYHAHPTNIIALTFVLPLEDKIFTRELWEMATECPVVFPAGVGVVGWMVPGGREIAVATSELMKKYDVAIWAHHGLFASGEDFDLTFGLMHTVEKSAEILVKVLSIRPDKLQTITAGNFRDLARDFKVTLPEEFLYEK
- a CDS encoding sigma-54-dependent transcriptional regulator, translated to MQKVKILVIAPYEGMTEIFENISKNREDIELTIQTGDLNTGRKIVENLAHKNYDVIISRGGTAELIRSSVEIPVVDISISGYDILRSIKMAESYSGKLVIAGFSGITKQARVLCDLLQYDINIITFTSEDGALAALRQARSNGASLVLCDMTGANYAKILNMNSILITSGTESINDAINEAKKIVHSSNHVHKQKNLFQSLLTDEDREFLIYDPAGSLWFSSFSIDGMNVSLMNVVQTYLKAFLKVPNQSVARQIRDKVYTFTCRHLYIDEQKYTAIIINQKPALFTEDDIGITIYNKPDSDSANFSSFFGGSNKIGITAHIIEEYSKSYLPVLITGEDGTGKDKVASLMYENGPYSTSPFYVIDCKFISERKWNHIMNNENSPLADVHSTIYIKNICMLSHSQLEKLFHYMDHTDLVKRNRMIFSLLITNEISPEATAMKSHLEKRLSCLTLNLLPLRERSDDIPSITALYLHKLNVSLGKQIIGLEAEAMELFTAFPWTHNLDQLQHVLKELAVVTKTPYITYNDVKYFLDQETPKIPSLPSSDFDLTQTLDEINYQIILTVLAEEHENKEKTANRLGISRSTLWRILKTHNGI
- a CDS encoding L-rhamnose isomerase, whose product is MTIKERYEAAKESYKGIGVDTDAAISALKAIPISMHCWQGDDVTGFDGAGALSGGIQTTGNYPGRARNPQELMADMDQALNLIPGKHRINLHASYAIFEEGEWADRDKLEPKHFKKWVEFAKERGIGIDFNPTLFSHANAEHATLSSEDPKIRSFWIDHVKACIRISEYLATEQGTPCTMNIWIPDGFKDIPADRTSPRARLKDSLDQILSMEYDKTKVLVAVESKVFGIGMESCTVGSHEFYMNYASKNDILCLLDSGHYHPTEVVSDKISSMLLFFDKVALHVTRPVRWDSDHVVLFDDETKEIAKEIIRGGSDRVLLALDFFDASINRISAWVVGMRNMQKALLNALLLPNEKLAELQNTRSFTELMMLQEELKLYPIGDVWNYFCELNGVPAKEDWFKTVAAYEKDVLLNRK
- the rhaM gene encoding L-rhamnose mutarotase → MIRKSFKMYLNEGMAEEYEKRHNMLWPEMKEMIRQCGGHNYSIFLDEETNVLYGYIEIEDEERWAESADTAINRKWWDFMADIMKTNSDNSPVSVGLTPVFHLD
- the rhaB gene encoding rhamnulokinase, which produces MEKYYLAVDIGASSGRHILGTVKDGNMVLEEIYRFENGMKRMGERLCWDVESLFAEIKEGMKACKKLGKIPVSMGIDTWAVDFVLLDREGKLLSEAVGYRDDRTKGMDEEVYKTIPLLSLYERTGIQKQIFNTIYQLMAVKKQTPEHLKEAETFLMIPDYFHYLLTGVKKQEYTNATTTQLVSPETGTWDYDLIQSLGLPEGLFLPLSMPGTLAGGLAPQIIEEVGFDCQVVLPATHDTASAVMAVPVVPGGSMEDLLYISSGTWSLMGTELLKADCSVKSMEANFTNEGGYDYRYRYLKNIMGLWMIQSVRKELSRQGEEYSFAQLCDMASRESISSLVDCNDSVFLAPESMIQAVREYCRNHNQQEPKTPGEISAVIYNSLAVCYEKTIKELESITGKTYPAIHVVGGGSQAEYLNQLTADMTGRTVYAGPGEATAIGNLLAQMLSFHEFDDLKQAREGVYRSFAVKEYRPQKGKK